One Pectobacterium polaris DNA window includes the following coding sequences:
- the nuoI gene encoding NADH-quinone oxidoreductase subunit NuoI, producing MTLKELVVGFGTQIRSICMVGSNAFKKRETRMYPEEPVNPPPRYRGRIVLTRDPDGEERCVACNLCAVACPVGCISLQKAETKDGRWYPEFFRVNFSRCIFCGFCEEACPTTAIQLTPDFEMGDYKRQDLVYEKEDLLISGPGKYPEYNFYRMAGMAIDGKDKGEAENEAKPIDVKGLLP from the coding sequence ATGACATTGAAAGAGTTAGTGGTTGGTTTCGGCACCCAGATACGCAGTATCTGTATGGTGGGATCGAACGCTTTTAAGAAGCGCGAAACCAGAATGTATCCAGAAGAGCCTGTGAATCCACCGCCGCGCTACCGTGGTCGTATCGTGCTGACGCGCGATCCTGATGGTGAAGAGCGTTGCGTTGCCTGCAACCTGTGTGCGGTGGCCTGTCCGGTCGGCTGTATCTCATTGCAGAAAGCGGAAACCAAAGATGGTCGCTGGTATCCGGAGTTCTTCCGCGTCAACTTCTCGCGCTGCATTTTCTGTGGCTTCTGTGAAGAAGCATGCCCGACAACCGCTATCCAGCTGACGCCGGATTTCGAGATGGGCGACTACAAACGTCAGGATCTGGTGTACGAGAAAGAAGATTTGCTGATATCGGGGCCGGGTAAATATCCGGAATACAATTTCTACCGGATGGCTGGTATGGCAATCGATGGGAAAGACAAAGGCGAAGCTGAAAACGAAGCCAAACCCATTGATGTCAAAGGCCTGTTGCCCTAA
- the nuoJ gene encoding NADH-quinone oxidoreductase subunit J produces MEFAFYTTGLIAILATLRVITHTNPVHALLYMVTSLMAIAGVFFSLGANFAGALSIIVYAGAIMVLFVFVVMMLNLGNSVEEQERNWLKPSVWIGPSILSLALLVIVVNAILSLKDQGITGTPVEAKAVGISLFGPYVLAVELASMLLLAGLVVAFHIGREDKRGDVVNKEGANQDVEKKITGERA; encoded by the coding sequence ATGGAATTCGCTTTTTATACCACAGGCTTGATTGCGATACTGGCGACGTTGCGCGTCATTACGCATACCAATCCTGTGCATGCATTGTTGTATATGGTCACCTCGCTCATGGCGATTGCGGGCGTATTTTTCTCGCTGGGGGCTAATTTTGCCGGCGCGCTGAGCATCATTGTGTATGCAGGTGCCATCATGGTGCTGTTTGTGTTCGTGGTCATGATGCTCAACCTCGGTAATTCCGTAGAAGAACAAGAGCGGAATTGGTTGAAACCCAGCGTCTGGATTGGTCCGAGCATTCTTTCACTGGCGTTACTGGTGATTGTCGTCAATGCCATTCTTAGTCTGAAAGATCAGGGCATCACGGGTACGCCAGTTGAGGCGAAGGCCGTGGGTATCAGTCTGTTTGGGCCTTATGTGCTGGCCGTTGAATTGGCATCAATGCTGCTGCTGGCGGGATTGGTTGTCGCTTTCCACATTGGTCGTGAAGATAAACGTGGTGACGTTGTCAATAAAGAAGGCGCGAACCAGGACGTTGAGAAGAAAATAACGGGGGAACGCGCATGA
- the elaB gene encoding stress response protein ElaB → MAATKKQPEDIRVDDDLKLLSETLDEVLRYTGDQADQAYLDLKKGAEKALLEVKARIGVTDSYYARAKQVADKADVYVHDKPWHGIGIGATVGLVLGLLLAKR, encoded by the coding sequence ATGGCAGCGACAAAAAAACAGCCTGAAGATATTCGTGTTGATGATGACTTAAAACTTCTGTCTGAAACGCTGGATGAGGTATTGCGCTATACGGGCGATCAGGCAGACCAAGCCTACCTTGATTTGAAGAAGGGCGCGGAAAAAGCGCTGCTGGAAGTCAAAGCCCGCATTGGCGTCACTGACAGCTATTATGCACGCGCCAAGCAGGTAGCCGACAAAGCCGACGTCTATGTGCATGACAAACCCTGGCACGGTATCGGTATCGGTGCCACCGTGGGTCTGGTGTTAGGATTACTGCTGGCTAAGCGCTAG
- the nuoL gene encoding NADH-quinone oxidoreductase subunit L, whose protein sequence is MNLLYLTILFPLLGFLLLAFSRGRWSENTSATVGVGSIGLAALVTAWVVVDFMGQQHGGVTFFNQHLWTWMTVGNFDISVTLTLDGLSVTMLSVVTGVGFFIHLFASWYMRGEEGYSRFFAYTNLFIASMVVLVLADNLLLMYLGWEGVGLCSYLLIGFYYTNPKNGAAAMKAFIVTRVGDVFLAFALFILYKELGTLNFRELMVLAPQKLAEGSPEITWATLMLLGGAVGKSAQLPLQTWLADAMAGPTPVSALIHAATMVTAGVYLIARTNGLFLMAPDVLHLVGIVGAVTLVLAGFAALVQTDIKRVLAYSTMSQIGYMFLALGVQAWDAAIFHLMTHAFFKALLFLSSGSVILACHHEQNIFKMGGLRKTIPLVYVCFLVGGAALAALPLVTAGFFSKDEILAGAWANGHVNLMVAGLAGAFMTSLYTFRMIFIVFHGEEKTKAHAGKGISHHLPLVVLMILSTFIGAMIVPPLHGVLPATTELEHGQLMTLEITSGVVAIAGILLAAVLWLGKRQAVNSIAKSAPGRFFSTWWFHAWGFDWLYDHVFVKPYLAIAKLLQRDPLNALMTLPATVTRWGNRGLALSANGQLRWYVASMGFGAVLVLALLLLV, encoded by the coding sequence ATGAACTTACTCTATTTAACAATACTCTTCCCGCTGCTCGGCTTTCTGTTGCTGGCATTTTCCCGCGGTCGCTGGTCGGAAAATACGTCCGCGACCGTCGGTGTTGGCTCGATTGGTCTGGCAGCGTTGGTTACCGCTTGGGTTGTGGTCGATTTCATGGGCCAACAGCACGGTGGCGTGACCTTCTTTAATCAACATCTGTGGACATGGATGACCGTTGGCAACTTCGACATCAGCGTAACGCTGACGCTCGATGGCCTTTCGGTGACGATGCTGTCCGTTGTAACGGGCGTTGGTTTCTTTATCCACCTGTTTGCTTCCTGGTACATGCGTGGGGAAGAGGGATACTCCCGCTTCTTCGCCTACACCAACCTGTTCATCGCGAGTATGGTTGTTCTGGTACTGGCGGATAACCTGTTGTTGATGTACCTCGGTTGGGAAGGGGTGGGGCTCTGCAGTTACCTGCTGATCGGTTTCTACTACACCAATCCGAAGAACGGTGCGGCGGCGATGAAAGCCTTCATCGTTACGCGTGTGGGTGACGTCTTCCTCGCCTTTGCCCTGTTCATCCTTTACAAAGAACTGGGTACGCTTAACTTCCGCGAGCTGATGGTATTGGCACCGCAGAAACTGGCTGAAGGTTCACCGGAAATCACCTGGGCTACGCTGATGTTGCTGGGTGGTGCAGTCGGTAAATCGGCACAGCTGCCGCTGCAAACCTGGCTGGCGGATGCGATGGCTGGTCCAACACCAGTATCTGCTCTGATCCACGCCGCGACGATGGTTACCGCGGGCGTTTACCTGATTGCACGTACAAACGGCCTGTTCCTGATGGCGCCGGATGTTCTGCATCTGGTCGGTATTGTGGGTGCAGTCACGCTGGTGCTGGCGGGTTTTGCCGCTCTGGTTCAAACCGACATCAAGCGCGTCTTGGCTTACTCTACCATGAGCCAGATTGGTTACATGTTCCTGGCGCTGGGCGTTCAGGCATGGGATGCCGCGATTTTCCACCTGATGACGCACGCGTTCTTTAAAGCGCTGCTGTTCCTCTCGTCTGGTTCGGTGATTCTGGCCTGCCACCACGAGCAGAACATCTTCAAGATGGGCGGCCTGCGTAAAACGATTCCACTGGTTTATGTTTGCTTCCTGGTCGGGGGCGCGGCGCTGGCTGCACTGCCGCTGGTTACCGCAGGCTTCTTCAGTAAAGACGAGATTCTGGCTGGCGCATGGGCAAATGGTCACGTCAATCTGATGGTGGCTGGCTTGGCCGGTGCTTTCATGACCTCGCTGTATACGTTCCGTATGATTTTCATCGTGTTCCACGGTGAAGAGAAAACCAAAGCGCATGCAGGAAAAGGCATTTCTCACCACTTACCGCTGGTTGTGCTGATGATTCTGTCCACCTTTATTGGTGCGATGATTGTTCCGCCGTTGCACGGTGTATTGCCGGCGACGACTGAGCTTGAACACGGCCAGTTGATGACGCTGGAAATTACCTCTGGCGTGGTGGCGATTGCCGGTATTCTGCTTGCTGCTGTGCTGTGGCTGGGTAAACGTCAGGCGGTGAATAGCATCGCGAAGAGTGCTCCGGGTCGTTTCTTCTCGACCTGGTGGTTCCACGCGTGGGGCTTCGACTGGTTGTACGACCATGTCTTTGTTAAACCGTATCTGGCTATCGCGAAGCTGTTGCAGCGTGATCCGTTAAATGCATTGATGACGCTTCCGGCTACGGTTACCCGTTGGGGTAACCGTGGGCTGGCGCTCAGTGCGAATGGTCAGTTGCGCTGGTACGTTGCTTCCATGGGCTTTGGTGCCGTACTGGTGCTGGCCTTGTTACTGCTGGTCTAA
- the treC gene encoding alpha,alpha-phosphotrehalase has translation MNASLPWWQNGVIYQIYPKSFQDSTGNGIGDIAGVTARLDYLQQLGVDAIWLTPVYLSPQVDNGYDVADYCAIDPTYGTMTDMETLIAEAHQRRIRVVMDMVFNHTSTQHHWFLNAQDRRSPYRHFYIWRDGNDGALPNNWRSKFGGPAWQWHAESKQYYLHLFATEQADLNWEHPRVRDELKQVCEFWADKGVDGLRLDVINLVSKQQDFPSDAQGDGRRFYTDGPLIHDYLQEFSQDVFQPRGLMTVGEMSSTSLEHCRRYAALDGSELSMTFNFHHLKVDYPNGEKWTLAEPDFIQLKQIFNHWQQGMHNHAWNALFWCNHDQPRIVSRFGDEGEFRVQSAKMLAMVLHGMQGTPYIYQGEELGMTNPGYTQIEQYRDIESLNQFAEQRDRGQPDAQTLAILASKSRDNGRTPMQWDASKHAGFTSGTPWITPCQNFTHINAGQALADKESVFYTYQQLIAMRKALPLLTHGDYQDLLPDHPTVWCYQRIWEGQRLLVLANLSKQPQRWQPPIDTHDRRWRLLLSNYPDAQPQPAILALRPFEAIYWVQGMAEKEDKIQD, from the coding sequence ATGAACGCCTCGCTTCCCTGGTGGCAAAACGGCGTGATTTATCAAATCTATCCGAAGAGCTTTCAGGACAGTACCGGAAATGGCATTGGCGACATCGCTGGCGTCACCGCCCGACTCGATTACCTGCAACAGCTGGGCGTCGATGCGATCTGGCTGACGCCAGTCTATCTTTCTCCTCAGGTTGATAACGGCTATGACGTCGCCGACTACTGCGCCATCGATCCGACCTATGGCACGATGACCGATATGGAAACGTTGATCGCGGAAGCGCATCAGCGCCGTATCCGCGTCGTCATGGACATGGTGTTCAACCACACTTCGACGCAGCATCACTGGTTCCTGAACGCGCAAGATCGCCGCAGCCCGTACCGTCATTTTTATATCTGGCGTGATGGTAATGACGGTGCACTGCCCAATAACTGGCGTTCAAAATTTGGTGGGCCAGCCTGGCAGTGGCACGCGGAAAGCAAACAATATTATCTGCACCTTTTTGCCACCGAACAGGCCGATCTGAATTGGGAACACCCACGCGTACGGGATGAATTAAAACAGGTTTGTGAATTTTGGGCGGATAAAGGCGTCGACGGGCTGCGGCTGGATGTCATTAATCTGGTCTCCAAGCAGCAAGACTTCCCATCTGATGCTCAGGGCGATGGACGTCGTTTCTATACCGATGGCCCCCTGATTCATGATTACTTGCAGGAATTCAGTCAGGATGTTTTTCAGCCCCGTGGCTTGATGACCGTCGGTGAGATGTCATCTACCTCGCTGGAGCACTGCCGCCGCTACGCCGCGCTGGACGGCAGCGAACTCTCCATGACGTTCAATTTCCATCATCTGAAAGTCGATTATCCCAATGGGGAAAAATGGACGCTGGCGGAACCTGATTTTATCCAGCTCAAGCAGATTTTTAATCACTGGCAGCAGGGAATGCACAACCACGCCTGGAATGCGCTGTTCTGGTGTAATCACGATCAGCCGCGCATCGTGTCGCGTTTTGGGGATGAAGGCGAATTCCGTGTGCAGTCTGCCAAGATGCTGGCGATGGTGCTTCACGGTATGCAGGGCACGCCCTATATCTATCAGGGCGAGGAACTGGGTATGACCAATCCCGGCTATACGCAGATTGAACAATACCGAGATATTGAAAGCCTGAATCAGTTTGCTGAACAACGCGATCGCGGCCAGCCAGATGCACAAACCTTAGCAATCCTCGCCAGCAAATCGCGCGATAACGGCCGTACGCCGATGCAATGGGATGCCAGCAAGCATGCTGGATTTACGAGTGGTACACCGTGGATAACACCATGCCAGAATTTCACCCACATCAACGCGGGGCAAGCGCTGGCGGATAAAGAATCTGTCTTCTATACCTACCAGCAGCTTATCGCTATGCGTAAAGCGCTTCCGCTGCTGACGCACGGCGACTATCAGGATCTGTTGCCAGACCATCCTACTGTCTGGTGTTATCAGCGCATCTGGGAAGGACAGCGGCTTCTGGTTCTGGCAAACCTCAGCAAGCAGCCTCAACGCTGGCAGCCTCCCATTGATACTCATGACCGCCGCTGGCGACTGTTACTCAGCAATTACCCTGACGCACAGCCTCAGCCCGCAATACTGGCGCTACGCCCGTTCGAAGCTATCTATTGGGTACAAGGAATGGCGGAGAAAGAGGATAAGATTCAGGACTAG
- the nuoN gene encoding NADH-quinone oxidoreductase subunit NuoN — protein MTITLQQLIALSPLLIVGLTVVVVMLCIAWRRNHFVNATMTVIGLNIALLSLYFVGQVGPTDVTPLLRVDGFSMFYTGLVLLASLATSTFAYPWLQGYPDNRDEFYLLVLIAALGGILLASANHLASLFIGIELLSLPLFGLVGYAFRLKRSLEASIKYMLLSAAASSFLLFGMALIYAESGDMSFASLGKSLSDHQIHEPLLLAGLGMMIVGLGFKLSLVPFQLWTPDVYQGAPAPVSTFLATAGKIAVFGAVMRLFLYAPVADSESVRIVLGIIAFASILFGNVMAVSQTNIKRLLGYSSIAHLGYLLVALIAVQSHQLALETVGVYLVGYLFSSLGAFGVVSLMSSPYRGPDADSLFSYRGLFWHKPILSAVMTVMMLSLAGIPMTLGFFGKFYVLAVGVNAELWWLTGAVVLGSAIGLYYYLRVMVSLFLNAPQVLQRDTPNNWALTAGGVVVLISSIAVLFFGLYPQPLISLVQLAQPMM, from the coding sequence ATGACAATAACTCTTCAACAACTAATTGCGCTATCGCCGCTGTTGATCGTCGGATTGACGGTAGTGGTTGTGATGCTGTGCATTGCGTGGCGACGCAACCATTTTGTCAACGCAACCATGACGGTTATCGGCCTGAATATTGCGTTGCTGTCACTGTACTTTGTCGGCCAGGTTGGCCCAACGGACGTGACGCCGCTGCTGCGTGTTGATGGCTTCTCGATGTTCTATACCGGACTGGTTCTGCTTGCCAGTCTGGCAACCAGCACGTTTGCCTATCCGTGGCTGCAAGGCTACCCAGACAACCGTGATGAGTTCTACCTGCTGGTTCTCATCGCGGCGTTAGGTGGAATTCTGCTGGCGAGTGCTAACCATCTGGCTTCGTTGTTCATCGGGATTGAACTGCTTTCTCTCCCACTGTTTGGTCTGGTCGGCTATGCCTTCCGCCTGAAACGTTCGCTGGAAGCCAGTATTAAATACATGCTGCTGTCGGCGGCGGCGTCTTCCTTCCTGCTGTTTGGTATGGCGCTGATTTATGCTGAATCAGGCGATATGAGCTTTGCCAGCCTCGGTAAGAGCCTGAGCGATCATCAAATCCATGAGCCGCTGTTGCTGGCAGGCTTGGGGATGATGATTGTCGGTCTGGGCTTCAAACTGTCTCTGGTTCCGTTCCAGCTATGGACGCCTGATGTGTATCAGGGCGCGCCTGCACCAGTGTCTACGTTTCTGGCGACCGCCGGTAAAATTGCCGTTTTCGGTGCCGTCATGCGTTTGTTCCTGTACGCGCCGGTGGCTGACAGCGAATCTGTCAGAATCGTGCTGGGTATTATCGCGTTCGCGTCGATCCTGTTCGGTAACGTGATGGCGGTATCGCAAACCAATATCAAACGTCTGCTCGGTTACTCTTCCATCGCGCATTTGGGCTATTTGCTGGTTGCCCTGATCGCGGTTCAGAGCCATCAATTGGCGTTGGAAACCGTTGGCGTGTATCTGGTGGGTTACCTGTTCAGCAGCCTGGGCGCGTTCGGTGTGGTTAGCCTGATGTCCAGCCCGTACCGTGGCCCGGATGCCGATTCACTGTTCTCTTACCGTGGTTTGTTCTGGCATAAACCGATTCTGTCTGCGGTGATGACGGTGATGATGCTGTCGCTGGCCGGTATCCCGATGACGCTGGGCTTCTTCGGTAAATTCTACGTGCTGGCTGTCGGTGTTAACGCTGAGCTGTGGTGGCTGACTGGTGCGGTCGTGCTGGGTAGCGCCATTGGCCTGTACTACTATCTGCGCGTGATGGTCAGTTTGTTCCTGAATGCGCCGCAGGTGTTGCAGCGTGATACCCCAAACAACTGGGCTTTAACCGCTGGTGGTGTGGTCGTACTGATCTCCTCCATCGCAGTACTGTTCTTTGGTTTGTATCCGCAGCCGCTTATCTCTCTGGTGCAATTGGCGCAGCCAATGATGTAA
- the nuoM gene encoding NADH-quinone oxidoreductase subunit M: MLLPWLILLPFIGGLLCWQLERFGTKVPRWIALIAMGLTLALSLQLWLQGGYSLTAPTGVPQWQSEFYVPWIPRFGIGIHLALDGLSLLMVVLTGLLGVLAILCSWNEIQRYQGFFHLNLLWILGGVIGVFLAIDMFLFFFFWEMMLVPMYFLIALWGHKGSDGKTRITAATKFFIYTQSSGLIMLIAILALVFVHHNATGVWTFNYEDLLKTPMSYGVEYLLMLGFFIAFAVKMPVVPLHGWLPDAHSQAPTAGSVDLAGILLKTAAYGLLRFSLPLFPNASHAFAPIAMWLGVIGIFYGAWLAFKQTDIKRLIAYTSVSHMGFVMIAIYSGNQLAYQGAVIQMIAHGLSAAGLFILCGQLYERLHTRDMREMGGLWSRLKFLPALSLFFAVATLGMPGTGNFVGEFMILFGSYQVVPVITVISTFGLVFASVYSLIMIQRAYYGTPKSDEPLKSMSLRELSIVMLLVVLLVLLGVYPQPILDTSSAAMSNIQQWFMSSAPDSIISTTRP, encoded by the coding sequence ATGCTACTACCTTGGCTAATTCTTCTCCCCTTTATCGGCGGTCTACTGTGCTGGCAGTTAGAGCGTTTTGGTACGAAAGTACCGCGCTGGATAGCGTTGATTGCAATGGGGCTGACACTCGCACTGTCTCTGCAACTGTGGTTGCAAGGCGGTTACTCACTGACGGCGCCGACAGGCGTACCACAATGGCAATCCGAGTTTTATGTGCCATGGATCCCACGCTTCGGCATCGGCATCCATCTTGCGCTGGACGGCCTGTCGCTGCTGATGGTGGTGCTGACTGGTTTGCTGGGCGTGTTGGCAATCCTCTGTTCCTGGAATGAAATTCAGCGCTATCAGGGTTTCTTCCACCTGAACCTGCTGTGGATTCTGGGCGGCGTTATCGGCGTGTTCCTTGCCATCGACATGTTCCTGTTCTTCTTCTTCTGGGAAATGATGCTGGTACCGATGTACTTCCTGATTGCACTGTGGGGCCATAAAGGCTCTGACGGTAAAACCAGAATTACGGCGGCAACCAAGTTCTTCATTTATACCCAGTCAAGCGGCCTGATCATGTTGATCGCGATTCTGGCGCTGGTCTTTGTGCATCACAATGCTACCGGTGTTTGGACGTTCAACTATGAAGACCTGCTGAAGACGCCGATGTCATACGGTGTTGAATATCTGCTGATGCTGGGCTTCTTCATCGCGTTTGCTGTAAAAATGCCTGTCGTGCCGTTGCACGGTTGGCTGCCGGATGCACACAGTCAGGCGCCAACTGCGGGTTCTGTTGACCTGGCAGGGATCCTGTTGAAAACAGCGGCCTATGGTCTGCTGCGCTTCAGCCTGCCGCTGTTCCCGAACGCATCCCATGCCTTTGCCCCGATTGCTATGTGGCTGGGTGTGATTGGTATCTTCTACGGTGCCTGGCTGGCGTTTAAACAGACGGATATCAAACGTCTGATTGCTTATACCTCTGTGTCCCACATGGGCTTCGTGATGATTGCCATCTATTCTGGTAATCAACTGGCTTATCAGGGCGCGGTGATTCAGATGATTGCGCACGGCTTGTCCGCTGCTGGTCTGTTCATTCTGTGTGGTCAACTGTACGAACGTCTGCATACCCGTGACATGCGTGAAATGGGTGGCCTGTGGTCGCGTCTGAAGTTCCTGCCTGCGCTGTCTCTGTTCTTTGCTGTGGCGACCTTGGGTATGCCGGGCACAGGTAACTTTGTCGGCGAATTCATGATTCTGTTCGGCAGCTATCAGGTTGTGCCGGTGATTACGGTGATCTCAACCTTCGGTCTGGTCTTTGCGTCGGTCTACTCACTGATCATGATTCAGCGTGCTTATTACGGTACGCCTAAATCTGATGAACCATTGAAGAGTATGTCGCTCCGCGAATTGTCTATCGTGATGCTGTTGGTGGTATTACTGGTGTTGTTAGGGGTTTACCCGCAACCGATTCTGGATACCTCCAGTGCCGCGATGTCAAATATCCAGCAGTGGTTTATGTCGTCTGCTCCAGATTCAATTATTTCAACAACAAGGCCGTAA
- the nuoK gene encoding NADH-quinone oxidoreductase subunit NuoK, whose product MIPLQHGLILAAILFVLGLTGLLIRRNLLFMLISLEIMINAAALAFVVAGSYWQQPDGQVMYILAITLAAAEASIGLALLLQMYRRRQTLNIDTVSEMRG is encoded by the coding sequence ATGATTCCGTTACAACATGGGTTAATTTTAGCCGCTATTCTGTTTGTTCTCGGGCTGACTGGTCTGTTGATTCGTCGTAACCTGCTGTTTATGTTGATCAGTCTCGAAATTATGATCAACGCTGCCGCGCTGGCTTTTGTTGTCGCAGGCAGCTATTGGCAGCAGCCGGATGGTCAGGTTATGTACATTCTGGCGATTACGCTGGCAGCGGCCGAGGCCAGTATTGGTCTGGCACTGTTGCTGCAAATGTATCGTCGTCGTCAGACCCTGAATATTGATACAGTCAGTGAGATGCGCGGATGA